A part of Bacillota bacterium genomic DNA contains:
- a CDS encoding aldehyde ferredoxin oxidoreductase family protein gives ASEEPIAPEVLRKYLGARGVAAWYYRREIGPDVDPVSPENRIIFMTGPLTGTPLPSTTKFGLATKSPETGGYLCSNSSGFAGPYLKCAGFDGLVVMGRAPEPVYILIDDGEARVEDAGELWDLKTAETEQALKKRHGPARVGVASIGPAAVSGAAIACVMVDGRSFGRGGAGAVMASKNLKAVVVRGTGEVPLALPQEVRELGLTAARAAREGKQAHTSFGTAQYTDVMNELGCYPTRNFTTAVFEGIDTVKATYMVDHYKTGNRACYRCPVACAQVCEVKDGPFKGAVSDPEYETIGAFGGQCGISDFGAIVAANQFCDEYGLDTMSSGTIIAYAMECYERGLFATEQTGGVDLRFGNAGAMLEVLRQMGEGKGLGRDLASGFRALAVRYPETVPYMMHAKWMPFAAYEPRGFHGIGLGFGTSVRGACHNVGGWTIRDELLTGQYDRFAVVGKGELVKKTQDVRGYVDSLGLCTVVRSSLGFTDNPEGKALEYVTGVDFTRELMEIGERVICLERTILVREGRTRADDMLPDRIMTEPLPEGMARGRVLTPEMYNTMLDEYYTLRGWDPNGVPNPERLRELGIDPEG, from the coding sequence GGCGAGTGAAGAGCCGATAGCTCCTGAGGTGTTAAGGAAGTACCTGGGGGCACGGGGAGTCGCAGCGTGGTACTACCGGCGGGAAATCGGCCCGGATGTAGATCCGGTTTCGCCTGAGAACAGGATCATCTTCATGACAGGACCTCTGACGGGTACTCCACTCCCGTCCACCACCAAGTTCGGCCTTGCCACGAAGTCACCTGAGACCGGTGGATATCTCTGTTCTAACTCTAGCGGGTTCGCGGGACCCTACCTCAAGTGTGCGGGATTCGACGGGCTCGTGGTCATGGGAAGAGCCCCCGAGCCGGTCTACATACTGATCGACGATGGCGAGGCGCGGGTGGAAGACGCGGGCGAGCTGTGGGATCTCAAGACGGCCGAGACGGAGCAGGCCCTGAAGAAGAGGCACGGCCCCGCCAGAGTGGGAGTGGCTTCCATAGGGCCCGCAGCTGTCTCCGGGGCCGCGATAGCTTGCGTGATGGTGGATGGGAGGAGCTTCGGCCGGGGCGGAGCAGGAGCTGTCATGGCATCTAAGAACCTGAAAGCCGTTGTTGTCAGAGGGACAGGTGAGGTGCCGCTCGCCTTGCCACAGGAAGTTCGTGAACTGGGACTCACAGCAGCCCGGGCGGCGCGCGAAGGGAAACAGGCACATACGTCCTTCGGCACGGCCCAGTATACTGATGTCATGAATGAACTGGGTTGCTACCCAACGCGAAATTTCACCACTGCTGTTTTCGAGGGCATCGACACCGTAAAGGCAACCTACATGGTTGACCACTACAAGACCGGGAATCGCGCATGTTACCGGTGCCCTGTTGCATGCGCGCAGGTCTGTGAAGTAAAGGATGGGCCGTTCAAGGGCGCGGTCAGCGACCCCGAGTACGAGACCATAGGCGCCTTCGGCGGGCAGTGCGGCATCAGCGATTTCGGAGCCATAGTGGCAGCGAACCAGTTCTGTGACGAGTACGGGCTGGACACGATGTCCTCAGGGACCATAATTGCGTACGCCATGGAGTGCTACGAAAGAGGGCTCTTCGCCACTGAACAGACCGGAGGGGTAGATCTGCGCTTCGGCAATGCCGGAGCGATGCTGGAGGTCCTAAGACAGATGGGTGAAGGCAAGGGCCTGGGCAGGGATCTAGCTTCCGGGTTCAGGGCGCTCGCCGTACGATACCCCGAGACTGTGCCATATATGATGCACGCCAAGTGGATGCCTTTCGCCGCTTACGAGCCCAGGGGTTTCCACGGAATCGGCCTGGGTTTCGGCACGTCAGTGAGGGGTGCCTGCCACAACGTCGGAGGGTGGACCATTCGCGATGAACTCCTGACCGGGCAGTATGATAGGTTCGCCGTGGTCGGGAAGGGGGAGTTGGTCAAGAAGACCCAAGATGTCAGGGGGTACGTGGATTCCCTCGGCCTGTGCACAGTGGTTCGAAGCAGCCTAGGGTTCACGGACAACCCCGAAGGAAAGGCGCTCGAGTACGTTACAGGTGTGGACTTCACGCGGGAACTCATGGAGATAGGCGAGCGAGTGATCTGCCTCGAACGCACCATCCTCGTGAGAGAGGGAAGAACCAGGGCTGACGACATGCTGCCTGATCGGATCATGACTGAACCTCTTCCCGAGGGGATGGCAAGAGGTCGCGTGCTCACACCCGAAATGTACAATACGATGCTCGACGAATACTACACCCTGCGCGGCTGGGACCCGAACGGCGTTCCCAACCCCGAACGGCTTCGAGAGCTTGGAATCGACCCTGAGGGGTAG
- a CDS encoding sigma 54-interacting transcriptional regulator, producing MSENPRTFRRDADVAGPLPGRDLVHLKASIQQIVDAVAAALSVDVTVADARLVRVAGTGPFSDSLGKQTPVGSAFERALSSGETLVVENPTGQGICTSCESRQDCRETFEMCTPIRLGGSSIGILAIAAFTPEQRERLRERQSSYVAFLEKMSDLISSKAAEQALYESLEARTRELEAVIDNIQQGVICVDRECRIRHINERAVALLRLGRGLDLRGAPLESVWPGSLLARVMQEGRDCLDSEEVYKSPSGRLTRFLASVKTVKLDGQMLGGVCTFSDLESVHKYAFRAIERGTSFSFDDIIGESAALVEVKERAREAARYDSNILLIGETGTGKELFARAIHNESPRRDFPFVGLNCAAIPESLLESELFGYEAGAFTGAARNGKPGKFELANHGTLFLDEIGDMPLFLQAKLLRAIQNMEITRVGGLYPRRVDARLISATNHDLEEHVKLNRFRSDLYYRLNVVPIRLPALRERPEDIPGLVSHFTAHYAEVCNKHISGVVDDAMRLLLGYSWPGNVRELENVIEYAVNFAKGDRIEVRDIRPRLPEGPEGTRTSVARDLKSLVREYTRRLVLERLALNGDDADGKEKTAAELGISRATLYRILSQN from the coding sequence ATGTCAGAAAACCCTCGAACGTTCCGGCGGGACGCGGACGTTGCCGGGCCTCTCCCGGGACGTGATCTTGTGCATCTCAAAGCCTCGATACAGCAGATTGTGGACGCTGTAGCCGCCGCGCTCAGCGTCGATGTGACTGTGGCCGATGCGCGCCTGGTCAGGGTGGCGGGCACCGGTCCGTTCTCGGACTCACTCGGCAAGCAGACCCCGGTGGGGTCCGCATTCGAACGAGCGCTCTCAAGTGGGGAGACCCTTGTAGTCGAGAACCCGACTGGGCAGGGAATCTGCACGTCCTGCGAGAGTAGGCAAGATTGCCGGGAGACTTTCGAGATGTGCACACCGATCAGGCTTGGTGGCTCAAGCATCGGCATACTCGCCATAGCTGCGTTCACCCCGGAACAGCGGGAAAGACTCCGTGAGCGACAGTCGTCCTACGTCGCCTTCCTCGAGAAGATGTCCGACCTGATATCAAGCAAAGCCGCTGAACAGGCACTGTATGAGAGCCTGGAAGCCAGAACAAGGGAGCTTGAGGCGGTCATCGACAACATCCAGCAGGGAGTGATATGTGTCGACCGGGAGTGCCGGATCCGGCACATAAACGAGAGAGCAGTGGCGCTCCTGCGTCTCGGGAGAGGGCTCGATCTCCGAGGCGCTCCTCTCGAATCCGTCTGGCCCGGCTCGCTGCTTGCCCGCGTGATGCAGGAAGGAAGGGACTGCCTGGATTCCGAGGAGGTGTACAAGTCTCCTTCAGGGAGGCTCACTCGGTTCCTGGCGTCTGTGAAAACAGTGAAACTCGACGGGCAGATGCTTGGCGGAGTATGTACTTTCAGCGATCTCGAGAGCGTACACAAGTATGCGTTTCGCGCAATCGAGAGAGGCACTAGCTTCTCCTTCGATGACATCATCGGTGAGAGCGCTGCTCTCGTCGAGGTGAAGGAGAGAGCGAGGGAAGCGGCGAGGTACGATTCCAACATCCTTCTCATAGGTGAGACAGGCACCGGGAAGGAGTTGTTCGCCCGGGCGATCCACAATGAGAGCCCTCGCCGGGATTTCCCGTTCGTCGGCCTGAACTGCGCCGCAATCCCCGAGTCTCTCCTGGAGAGTGAACTTTTCGGGTACGAGGCCGGGGCGTTCACAGGCGCCGCGAGGAACGGGAAGCCTGGGAAGTTCGAGTTGGCGAACCATGGCACGTTGTTCCTGGACGAGATCGGGGACATGCCCCTATTCCTCCAGGCAAAGCTCCTGCGTGCCATCCAGAACATGGAGATCACACGCGTGGGCGGCCTGTACCCGCGGCGCGTGGACGCCCGCCTCATCTCGGCCACCAACCATGATCTCGAGGAACACGTCAAGTTGAACCGGTTCCGCAGCGACCTTTACTACCGGCTCAATGTGGTCCCCATCCGTCTCCCCGCGTTGCGCGAAAGGCCAGAGGACATCCCGGGGCTTGTGTCGCACTTCACGGCCCATTACGCGGAGGTGTGCAACAAACACATTTCTGGTGTGGTTGACGATGCGATGAGGCTTCTGTTGGGCTACTCCTGGCCCGGCAACGTTCGCGAACTTGAGAATGTGATCGAGTATGCGGTGAACTTCGCGAAAGGCGACAGGATTGAGGTGCGGGACATAAGGCCAAGGTTGCCTGAAGGACCTGAAGGAACGAGGACCTCAGTCGCCAGGGACTTAAAGAGCCTGGTGCGAGAGTACACGCGAAGGTTGGTCTTAGAGCGGCTTGCGCTCAACGGGGATGACGCCGACGGCAAAGAGAAGACCGCGGCGGAGCTTGGCATCAGCCGGGCTACCCTCTACCGCATTCTTTCTCAAAACTGA
- a CDS encoding L-serine ammonia-lyase, iron-sulfur-dependent, subunit alpha, with product MDVARILDTLKTEFIPAVGCTEPVAIALACAVAYNAIGGDLHELHLELSPNMFKNARAVGIPGIQHAGIDTAALLGVVLDNPRAGLEVFSAVSPRHVSLVQALKKRCTPRIEVKDDTPSVYVRARVVTDRGTAAAATVHRHTDARLVEVNGHAVDTWPSGGTRQEPCSFSHAQSHSPALRTLGSLPEIASAILSAPASDLDFLCERAEVNLDMAEAGLTMDGGLGIGRIGAAGLRGCACDAGREQTAGSGVNVGWDLALYAAAACDARMAGVQKPVVTCAGSGNLGISATVPVLLGARRASATREKLARALALSLATTIYVKEYFGRLSPVCGCAVAAGAGTAAGLVHLWGGWAGQSMGAVTNVLATLAGMLCDGGKVGCALKVWTSVTTASQAALLALAGCEVPEGNGIVGAHLDETLSNLARVTSEGMRTADRVMVGILAGGPDGRLEPEENEAGPATA from the coding sequence ATGGACGTTGCGCGGATACTGGATACCCTGAAAACGGAGTTCATACCCGCCGTGGGGTGCACGGAACCTGTCGCGATCGCGCTTGCGTGCGCCGTGGCGTACAACGCGATCGGAGGCGACCTCCACGAACTCCACCTGGAGTTGAGCCCAAACATGTTCAAGAATGCCCGGGCCGTGGGCATCCCGGGCATTCAGCACGCGGGAATCGACACCGCAGCTCTCCTGGGCGTTGTGCTGGACAACCCACGGGCCGGGCTGGAGGTGTTCTCGGCAGTGTCGCCCCGCCACGTGAGCCTGGTGCAAGCTCTCAAGAAGCGGTGCACACCACGTATCGAGGTGAAAGACGACACACCTTCGGTTTATGTCCGTGCACGCGTTGTAACCGACCGGGGCACGGCTGCCGCGGCCACGGTTCACAGGCACACCGACGCTCGCCTTGTGGAGGTCAACGGGCACGCCGTAGACACATGGCCAAGTGGTGGAACCCGCCAAGAGCCGTGCTCCTTCTCCCATGCGCAGTCACATTCTCCCGCGCTCAGGACCCTCGGCTCTCTACCTGAGATAGCGTCCGCGATCCTCAGCGCCCCCGCAAGCGACTTGGATTTCCTCTGCGAGAGAGCGGAAGTCAACCTGGACATGGCTGAGGCAGGCTTGACGATGGATGGAGGGCTCGGGATAGGGAGAATCGGTGCAGCAGGTCTGAGAGGGTGTGCGTGTGATGCAGGGAGAGAGCAGACTGCCGGTTCCGGGGTCAACGTTGGATGGGACCTTGCCTTGTATGCCGCGGCCGCATGTGACGCACGGATGGCTGGTGTGCAGAAGCCGGTAGTCACGTGCGCCGGAAGCGGAAACCTCGGGATCTCGGCCACGGTCCCTGTCTTGCTCGGGGCGAGAAGAGCCTCTGCAACGCGGGAGAAGCTCGCTCGTGCCCTGGCCTTGAGTCTCGCAACCACTATCTACGTAAAGGAGTACTTCGGTCGTCTGTCCCCGGTGTGCGGGTGTGCAGTGGCGGCTGGAGCAGGCACTGCGGCGGGCCTCGTGCACCTGTGGGGAGGTTGGGCTGGGCAGTCCATGGGCGCTGTCACCAACGTCCTTGCGACACTGGCGGGGATGTTGTGCGATGGTGGCAAGGTTGGGTGCGCGCTCAAAGTATGGACCAGCGTCACCACTGCATCCCAGGCAGCCCTATTGGCACTCGCGGGCTGTGAAGTACCAGAGGGTAACGGAATCGTGGGCGCACACCTCGACGAGACCTTGAGCAACTTGGCCCGGGTCACCTCAGAAGGGATGCGGACAGCAGACCGGGTGATGGTGGGGATCCTCGCAGGCGGGCCAGATGGGCGCCTGGAGCCAGAAGAGAACGAGGCAGGTCCGGCGACAGCGTAG
- a CDS encoding DeoR/GlpR family DNA-binding transcription regulator codes for MNPAPIFAEERKDKILSILEKQLKVTVPELSRIFGVSEVTIRKDLKTLENAGTLKRTHGGAISIHGTRFELSTREKVVKNHEQKARIGKYAASLVTEGDSVILDSGTTTLEIARNLSDKKNVTVVVNDLNIASALEPVHGVDVIVLGGTLRKGVASLVGPITEDALGRFYVDKLFLATNGIDVDRGVTTPDVIHAETKRKMTHVARQVIVVADSTKIGKASFVSVAPLSRVDMIITDDGARAESIREFEDRGVRVVIV; via the coding sequence GTGAATCCCGCACCTATATTTGCAGAAGAACGCAAGGACAAGATCCTTTCGATCCTCGAAAAGCAGCTGAAAGTGACAGTACCTGAACTCAGTCGCATCTTCGGGGTGTCTGAGGTCACGATCAGAAAGGACCTGAAGACGCTCGAGAACGCCGGGACTCTCAAGCGAACGCACGGAGGCGCCATAAGCATTCATGGCACGCGGTTTGAGCTCTCCACACGTGAGAAAGTCGTAAAGAACCACGAGCAGAAGGCGCGGATCGGGAAGTACGCCGCGAGCCTTGTGACCGAAGGCGACAGCGTCATCCTCGACTCCGGCACCACGACTCTGGAGATTGCCAGGAACCTTTCGGACAAGAAGAACGTTACAGTAGTGGTAAACGATCTCAACATCGCGTCCGCGCTCGAGCCGGTCCACGGTGTCGACGTCATAGTGCTCGGCGGTACCCTACGCAAGGGCGTGGCCTCCCTTGTTGGCCCCATCACCGAAGACGCACTTGGCCGGTTCTATGTGGACAAGCTCTTCCTCGCCACGAACGGGATCGATGTGGACCGGGGAGTCACCACACCCGATGTCATCCACGCCGAAACCAAACGGAAGATGACCCACGTGGCCCGTCAGGTCATTGTGGTCGCCGACAGCACCAAGATCGGGAAAGCCTCGTTTGTCTCAGTAGCTCCGCTCTCCCGGGTTGATATGATAATCACCGACGACGGGGCTCGGGCTGAGAGTATTCGGGAGTTCGAGGACAGGGGCGTCCGGGTCGTGATAGTATGA
- a CDS encoding SDR family oxidoreductase: protein MDFRGQTVIVTGGSLGIGLAAAKRFASLGADVVLADINREHGVRAQDEITRAGRGRALFVETDVSCLSSVTSMVDQTLEAFGRLDVLVNNAGVYTKGDVIFATEADWDRLMDINLKGAFLCMKACVPAMISSAAGGVVVNVASEAGLVGIRGQVVYNVSKAGMIALTRSSAVDLAGRGVRVNCICPGTTETPLVLAAVANDPDPVRARRALETCRPLGRLGHVDEIAHGIVFLSSKEAGYATGAVLSMDGGYT, encoded by the coding sequence TTGGACTTCCGAGGTCAGACAGTCATAGTCACGGGAGGGTCACTGGGCATCGGGCTCGCGGCGGCGAAACGGTTCGCAAGCCTCGGGGCTGACGTGGTGCTGGCGGACATCAACCGGGAGCACGGGGTGCGCGCACAGGACGAGATAACCAGGGCCGGACGTGGCCGGGCGCTCTTTGTGGAGACCGATGTCTCATGTCTTTCATCAGTCACTTCCATGGTGGATCAGACTCTCGAGGCCTTCGGCAGACTCGACGTGCTCGTGAACAATGCCGGGGTCTACACCAAGGGGGACGTCATTTTCGCCACAGAAGCGGACTGGGACAGGCTTATGGACATCAACTTGAAAGGCGCTTTTCTATGCATGAAGGCCTGTGTTCCCGCGATGATCTCGTCCGCCGCAGGCGGGGTGGTAGTGAATGTGGCCTCCGAGGCCGGGCTTGTGGGAATCCGTGGGCAGGTTGTGTATAACGTCTCCAAGGCAGGAATGATCGCACTCACCAGGAGTTCCGCAGTGGATCTTGCGGGCCGGGGCGTGCGCGTCAACTGTATCTGCCCGGGGACCACCGAGACTCCTCTGGTCCTCGCGGCGGTGGCGAATGATCCAGACCCTGTGCGCGCCAGGAGGGCCTTGGAGACCTGTCGTCCCTTGGGCAGGCTCGGGCACGTGGACGAAATTGCGCATGGGATTGTATTCCTGTCATCCAAGGAGGCAGGCTACGCGACGGGTGCGGTGCTGTCCATGGATGGAGGGTACAC
- a CDS encoding ABC transporter permease has translation MKLGQPARGSRLGVLLKGGPVIALLLLAGYLSLATPHFLTTGNMINVGRQISINTIIGAGMTMVIISGGIDLSVGATLALSGTVAAVAMTYWGLPMAVGVLIGLAVGMFTGFVNGVVITKGRIPDFIATLGMLSTARGVALIVSGGLPVPSHLTATTLKSYLPSQLIWLGSGEVLGVPTAVLVATAAVVFGWVILGHTSLGRGLYAIGGNKEAARVSGIPVERYKIAVYTITGGLVAVAGLVLTGRLNSANALMGEGAEMQAIAAVVIGGANLFGGDGGVIGTVIGAVIMGVLANGLNLLNVSAFWQRVIMGAVIISVVVFDQWRRRVSEKS, from the coding sequence GTGAAGCTAGGCCAGCCAGCGCGTGGTTCCAGACTGGGCGTCTTGCTCAAGGGCGGACCTGTCATCGCCCTTCTCTTGCTAGCGGGCTACCTGTCACTGGCAACTCCCCACTTCCTCACGACGGGCAACATGATCAACGTGGGGAGGCAGATCTCCATCAATACCATCATAGGCGCGGGCATGACCATGGTGATCATATCAGGAGGTATTGACCTTTCAGTGGGGGCGACCCTCGCCCTCTCAGGCACGGTTGCTGCCGTGGCGATGACCTACTGGGGGCTGCCCATGGCAGTTGGGGTGCTGATAGGCCTGGCGGTTGGGATGTTCACCGGGTTCGTCAATGGTGTCGTGATTACGAAAGGTAGAATACCCGATTTCATAGCCACCTTGGGAATGCTGTCCACCGCCAGAGGTGTCGCCCTAATAGTCAGTGGAGGCTTGCCAGTCCCATCTCACCTCACGGCCACGACACTGAAGTCGTACCTTCCCTCTCAGTTGATCTGGCTCGGAAGCGGCGAGGTCCTCGGCGTGCCCACTGCAGTGCTAGTGGCCACGGCGGCGGTGGTATTCGGATGGGTGATTCTCGGCCACACGAGCCTGGGGCGGGGTCTCTATGCCATAGGAGGCAACAAGGAGGCCGCAAGGGTGTCAGGCATCCCCGTCGAGCGCTACAAGATCGCGGTGTACACCATAACTGGAGGGTTGGTAGCTGTGGCTGGCCTGGTGCTGACAGGCCGCCTCAACTCTGCCAACGCACTCATGGGTGAGGGTGCGGAGATGCAGGCGATCGCAGCAGTGGTGATCGGTGGGGCCAACCTGTTCGGAGGGGACGGGGGCGTCATAGGCACTGTCATCGGCGCCGTGATCATGGGAGTGCTGGCGAACGGCTTGAACCTCCTTAATGTCTCGGCCTTCTGGCAGCGGGTCATCATGGGCGCCGTCATCATCTCAGTGGTCGTCTTCGACCAGTGGCGCAGAAGGGTGTCGGAAAAGAGCTGA
- a CDS encoding sugar ABC transporter substrate-binding protein — protein MKIARRTILVMCACLVLLLAVSAFGATAVPRRIIVGWTPPDITGVFKTATNYFEKAAADAKAHGIDVQIITQSPASHVAFADQVAIIEDFIQRKVNVIAISPIEVEVIKPAVRKANAAGIPVIIVNLLEPIQGIDVASYIGFDNTVAGTISAYAVVDYFGGPGVMGTGRKVDVKPGTYLDLKWWEDLYNTVTPEERARVRARGAIIEGVAGGFFSTARLKGFHGVISQFPGVTIAGTLPADWNREKGIKAAEDFLAANRPGTLDFIWAASNEMGLGAMLAAEAAGRAKDVKVFTNDGTPESVDRIREGRLIAETWHGFPEWGWYGTKFAVMLAMGLEVPKIFDIRPRIEYQANADDFYPVPKLEPIDWEAIKAAAK, from the coding sequence ATGAAGATCGCCCGGCGCACGATCCTAGTGATGTGCGCATGTCTGGTGCTGTTGCTGGCCGTCTCGGCGTTCGGCGCCACTGCGGTTCCCAGGAGGATAATCGTGGGATGGACCCCGCCCGACATTACCGGAGTGTTCAAGACAGCTACCAACTACTTCGAGAAGGCCGCGGCTGACGCAAAGGCACACGGGATAGATGTGCAGATCATCACGCAATCCCCCGCGTCTCACGTGGCTTTCGCCGACCAGGTAGCCATCATCGAGGACTTCATCCAGAGGAAGGTCAACGTTATCGCCATATCCCCCATCGAGGTCGAAGTCATCAAGCCCGCCGTGAGGAAGGCCAACGCTGCCGGAATCCCGGTGATCATAGTCAACCTTCTCGAACCGATTCAGGGCATTGACGTCGCAAGCTACATCGGGTTCGACAACACTGTCGCCGGCACAATCTCGGCGTATGCAGTGGTTGACTACTTCGGCGGTCCCGGTGTAATGGGTACCGGTAGGAAGGTGGATGTCAAACCCGGGACATATCTCGATCTCAAGTGGTGGGAGGATCTCTACAACACAGTCACCCCCGAAGAGAGAGCCCGAGTCAGGGCTCGAGGCGCCATAATTGAGGGGGTTGCCGGTGGGTTCTTCTCCACGGCCCGGCTCAAAGGCTTCCACGGCGTCATCAGCCAGTTCCCCGGGGTCACGATTGCCGGGACCCTGCCCGCGGACTGGAACCGCGAAAAGGGCATAAAGGCCGCTGAGGACTTCCTCGCGGCGAATCGTCCGGGGACCCTGGACTTCATATGGGCAGCCTCCAACGAGATGGGGCTGGGTGCCATGCTTGCAGCCGAAGCGGCAGGCAGAGCAAAGGATGTGAAGGTGTTCACCAACGATGGCACGCCGGAGTCGGTCGACCGGATCAGGGAAGGCCGTCTCATCGCCGAGACCTGGCACGGCTTCCCAGAGTGGGGTTGGTACGGTACGAAGTTCGCCGTAATGCTGGCCATGGGCCTTGAAGTGCCGAAGATCTTCGACATAAGGCCGAGGATCGAGTACCAGGCCAATGCCGACGACTTCTACCCGGTGCCCAAACTTGAACCGATAGACTGGGAAGCCATCAAGGCAGCTGCCAAGTAG
- a CDS encoding sugar ABC transporter ATP-binding protein — MSSAPLLQMKAINKAFPGVRALDHVDFGLVSGEVHALLGENGAGKSTLMKILSGSLPKDSGRILLDGKDVTIESPFHARELGIGMVYQELSLIPSLSVAENIFLGRLPRKRNGLVDWVRMRTEAWRMLETLGLDLDPTVRTGSLGMAERQLIEIAKTISQNIRILVLDEPTSALTDTERDRLFAIIRRLQEHGVSVIYISHRLAEVVEIAGRATVLRDGKNVGVFSLSQVDEAFLARAMVGRELRDQFPVARAKPGSPALSVHNLTVGRYIRDVSFDVHKAEIVGIFGLMGSGRSHLARALFGLERVTAGEMLVNGIRVNVRSPRKAIALGIGYLTEDRRDGLVPSMGVASNVTLASLGRICRSFFLSHRKETDLAARYVRELSIATPSLEQRVQRLSGGNQQKVVLAKWLCGNSSILVFHEPTRGIDVGAKAEVFQLMRNLTQQGAGIVMISSEMPEIIGMSDRILVMSRGRIVAEYHNGDVSQEELLKSAGGIGGK, encoded by the coding sequence ATGAGCTCTGCGCCCTTGCTCCAGATGAAAGCGATCAACAAGGCTTTCCCGGGCGTTCGCGCTCTCGATCACGTCGATTTTGGGCTCGTAAGCGGTGAGGTTCACGCCCTTCTGGGAGAGAACGGGGCGGGCAAGTCCACCTTGATGAAGATCCTGAGCGGTTCGCTTCCGAAGGACAGCGGCAGGATTCTTCTGGATGGAAAGGATGTCACCATCGAAAGCCCGTTTCACGCCCGCGAGCTCGGGATTGGTATGGTATACCAGGAGCTCAGCCTGATTCCCAGCCTGAGTGTGGCCGAGAACATCTTCCTGGGCCGGCTGCCAAGAAAACGAAACGGCCTCGTAGACTGGGTGCGCATGCGCACAGAAGCCTGGAGGATGCTTGAAACCCTCGGCCTCGATCTCGACCCAACAGTCAGGACGGGCTCTCTCGGAATGGCGGAGCGACAGCTCATCGAGATCGCCAAGACCATATCTCAGAACATCCGAATCCTCGTTCTCGACGAGCCCACCTCGGCCCTGACCGACACTGAGCGCGACCGATTGTTCGCGATCATACGCAGGCTGCAGGAGCATGGTGTGTCAGTCATCTACATTTCCCACAGGCTGGCGGAGGTCGTTGAGATCGCCGGACGGGCCACCGTCCTTCGAGACGGCAAGAACGTTGGCGTGTTCTCCCTGTCCCAGGTCGACGAGGCTTTCCTCGCTCGCGCCATGGTCGGGCGGGAGTTACGCGACCAGTTCCCAGTGGCCCGGGCAAAGCCGGGAAGCCCTGCGCTGTCGGTGCACAATCTCACCGTCGGCCGCTACATCCGGGATGTCAGCTTCGATGTACATAAGGCAGAAATCGTGGGGATCTTCGGGCTGATGGGTTCCGGGCGCTCCCACTTGGCAAGAGCGTTGTTCGGCCTGGAGAGAGTTACCGCAGGCGAGATGCTCGTGAACGGCATCCGCGTGAACGTCAGGTCTCCTCGCAAAGCCATCGCCCTGGGTATTGGGTATCTCACTGAGGATAGGAGGGACGGTCTAGTCCCTTCCATGGGCGTGGCGTCCAACGTAACTCTGGCAAGCTTGGGGCGGATTTGCCGGTCTTTCTTCCTGAGTCACAGGAAAGAAACTGACCTGGCCGCACGATATGTCCGGGAACTTTCGATCGCCACGCCCAGTCTTGAGCAGAGAGTACAGCGCCTGAGCGGCGGCAACCAACAGAAGGTGGTTCTTGCCAAGTGGCTGTGCGGGAACTCCAGTATCCTGGTGTTCCACGAACCTACAAGAGGTATAGATGTCGGCGCCAAAGCCGAAGTCTTTCAACTCATGCGGAACCTCACCCAACAGGGGGCGGGAATCGTGATGATCTCGTCGGAAATGCCCGAGATCATTGGAATGTCCGATCGCATCCTCGTCATGTCGCGCGGACGAATAGTCGCGGAATACCACAATGGGGACGTCTCCCAGGAAGAGCTCCTTAAGAGTGCGGGCGGTATAGGGGGCAAGTAA